The Ictidomys tridecemlineatus isolate mIctTri1 chromosome 6, mIctTri1.hap1, whole genome shotgun sequence genome includes a region encoding these proteins:
- the Tigar gene encoding fructose-2,6-bisphosphatase TIGAR, which yields MTQEAASAYGCGAGSRSSGGSGVSEVIPQCRSRAGLGRRAEATASPPPDHVRMTRFALTVVRHGETRLNKEKVLQGQGIDEPLSETGFKQAAAAGRFMSKVRFTHAFSSDLTRAKQTMHGILKHNLFCKDVTVQYDSRLRERKYGAAEGKPLSDLRNMAKEAGEECPFFTPPGGETLDQVEMRGKQFFEFLCQLILKEADQKQQFSPGAPSNNLETSLAEIFPLETNYSSEVNSDSGAPGLVASVLVVSHGAYMRSLFGYFLTDLKCSLPASLRKFELSSVSPNTGISLFIISFEKGKEPTPKCVCMNLQDHLNEVTKTLSV from the exons ATGACGCAAGAGGCCGCCTCCGCCTATGGTTGCGGAGCCGGCAGCCGGTCGAGTGGCGGAAGTGGTGTGAGCGAGGTGATCCCGCAGTGCAGGAGCCGCGCGGGGCTGGGACGCAGAGCTGAGGCCACTGCTTCACCTCCCCCCGACCACGTGAGGATGACGCGCTTCGCCCTGACCGTTGTCCGGCA TGGGGAAACAAGATTGAACAAAGAGAAAGTACTTCAAG GACAAGGAATAGATGAACCTCTTTCAGAGACTGGATTTAAACAAGCGGCTGCTGCTGGTAGATTTATGAGTAAAGTGAGGTTTACTCACGCTTTCTCCAGCGACCTCACACGGGCAAAGCAG ACCATGCATGGGATTTTGAAGCACAACCTGTTTTGCAAAGACGTGACAGTACAATATGATTCAAGACTTCGAGAAAGG AAATATGGGGCTGCAGAAGGCAAGCCTCTAAGTGACCTGAGGAACATGGCCAAAGAAGCTGGGGAAGAATGCCCTTTCTTTACACCTCCCGGAGGAGAGACGTTAGACCAG GTGGAAATGCGTGGAAAACAGTTTTTTGAATTTCTATGTCAGCTAATCCTGAAAGAAGCAGATCAAAAGCAACAGTTTTCTCCAGGAGCTCCAAGCAACAATCTGGAAACTTCTTTGGCAGAGATATTTCCTTTAGAAACAAACTACAGCTCTGAAGTTAATTCCGACAGTGGCGCTCCAGGATTAGTGGCCAGTGTCTTAGTCGTGAGTCATGGTGCTTACATGAGAAGCCTGTTCGGTTATTTTCTGACTGACCTTAAGTGTTCCTTACCAGCATCTCTGAGAAAATTTGAACTTTCGTCAGTCAGTCCCAATACTGGGATCAGTCTCTTCATCATAAGctttgagaaaggaaaagaaccTACACCGAAGTGTGTTTGTATGAACCTACAGGATCATCTAAATGAAGTGACCAAAACACTCTCAGTTTAG